A single region of the Streptomyces sp. NBC_01381 genome encodes:
- a CDS encoding siderophore-interacting protein, whose protein sequence is MAAQRAYTTHPLVLRRVTVRRVHDVTPRMRRVVLGGDRLAAFTHDGIDHPPFAAPGFDDHIKLILAADGDIRAALPAQLPHGIEWTPAEHRLTRDYTPRRVDLDAGELHLDFVLHGEGPAESWAASAREGDELWFVGPKSSLRLPDRLDWIFLIGDETALPAIGRFLDERPLDATAHVLVTVSDESARQELALRDGDTITWVVAEPGDAAALDAAVRALPEPAGEGYAWAAAESRALLPVRRYLQRERKLPKDRLNITGYWHREEAAAPESQDTAAAVTAGGGTPSPLPWLVVRAALQLGVVDAVADAPGLSPAALATRVGVPGPGIGVLLPLLAAHGVVVGVDDGAGLRLGPAGEELLDDHEREEYTGHEAELLLALTHLAPALRDGTSAWRLATGTSLHDTVTHDADRYGELVEECEQLVFLLNGLTADPLWEDVETCLLTGPGSASVVAALDDAGRRPRLRIAEDDTPATVLRGHVPAPERIDWTAGPADVAVAAKALAHRTDHEATRLLTQLAAWTGTAVLVEASRPDGLSPHATEAAVRAYAATGSPLRDSAAIAAIAERAGWHVDRTIALGWGAEATVLRRT, encoded by the coding sequence ATGGCCGCGCAGCGTGCTTACACGACGCACCCCCTCGTCCTGCGCCGGGTCACGGTGCGCCGCGTCCACGACGTGACGCCCCGGATGCGGCGGGTCGTCCTCGGCGGCGACCGGCTCGCCGCGTTCACCCACGACGGAATCGACCATCCCCCTTTCGCCGCGCCCGGGTTCGACGACCACATCAAGCTGATCCTGGCCGCGGACGGGGACATCCGGGCGGCGCTCCCCGCCCAGTTGCCGCACGGCATCGAGTGGACACCGGCCGAGCACCGGCTGACCCGCGACTACACGCCCCGGCGGGTGGACCTCGACGCGGGCGAACTCCACCTCGACTTCGTCCTGCACGGCGAAGGGCCCGCGGAGTCCTGGGCCGCGTCGGCGCGGGAGGGTGACGAGCTGTGGTTCGTCGGGCCCAAGTCGTCGCTGCGGCTGCCGGACCGTCTTGACTGGATCTTCCTCATCGGGGACGAGACCGCCCTGCCCGCGATCGGCCGCTTCCTCGACGAACGACCGCTGGACGCCACGGCGCACGTCCTGGTGACCGTCTCGGACGAATCGGCACGCCAGGAACTGGCTCTGCGCGACGGCGACACGATCACCTGGGTGGTCGCGGAGCCGGGTGACGCGGCGGCTCTGGACGCGGCCGTCCGCGCGCTGCCGGAGCCGGCGGGCGAGGGATACGCCTGGGCGGCGGCGGAGAGCCGGGCGCTCCTTCCGGTACGCCGGTATCTGCAGCGCGAACGGAAACTCCCGAAGGACCGTCTGAACATCACGGGTTACTGGCACCGCGAGGAGGCCGCCGCGCCGGAGTCGCAGGACACGGCCGCCGCCGTCACCGCCGGTGGCGGGACCCCCTCGCCGCTCCCCTGGCTGGTCGTACGGGCCGCACTGCAGCTCGGCGTCGTCGACGCGGTGGCCGACGCGCCGGGACTGTCACCCGCCGCGCTCGCGACCAGAGTTGGCGTGCCCGGACCGGGGATCGGCGTACTGCTTCCGCTGCTCGCCGCGCACGGCGTGGTCGTGGGCGTCGACGATGGGGCGGGCCTGCGCCTGGGCCCGGCGGGTGAGGAACTCCTGGACGATCACGAGCGCGAGGAGTACACCGGCCACGAGGCCGAGCTGCTGCTCGCCCTCACTCACCTCGCTCCCGCACTCCGGGACGGTACGTCCGCCTGGCGGCTCGCCACGGGCACCTCCCTGCACGACACGGTGACCCACGACGCGGACCGCTACGGCGAACTGGTCGAGGAATGCGAGCAGTTGGTCTTCCTCCTGAACGGACTGACGGCCGACCCTCTTTGGGAGGACGTAGAGACCTGTCTCCTGACCGGGCCGGGCAGCGCCTCGGTGGTCGCCGCTCTCGACGACGCCGGACGGCGGCCTCGGCTGCGGATCGCGGAGGACGACACACCGGCCACGGTCCTGCGCGGACATGTTCCGGCGCCGGAACGCATCGACTGGACGGCAGGTCCCGCCGATGTCGCCGTCGCCGCGAAGGCCCTCGCACACCGCACCGATCACGAGGCGACGCGGCTCCTCACCCAACTCGCCGCCTGGACCGGGACAGCGGTCCTCGTCGAGGCCTCCCGCCCCGACGGCCTGAGCCCGCACGCGACCGAGGCGGCCGTGCGCGCGTACGCCGCGACCGGCAGCCCGCTGCGGGACTCCGCCGCCATCGCCGCCATCGCGGAGCGGGCGGGCTGGCACGTCGACCGGACCATCGCGCTCGGCTGGGGCGCGGAGGCCACGGTCCTGCGCCGGACCTGA
- a CDS encoding ABC transporter substrate-binding protein yields MSAPARLLAFALVAALALTGCSASGSSGDGDKSSAAKTRTVKTDYGEVKVPAEPKRVVVLNHALAGYLYDLDVPVRATIPEDADGKGKFSPYWKKEAKEDGTTFLPWSVDGFDLEAILALEPDLIVGGGVGFPLFQAEKVYDDLSDIAPTVLVGKKLGDWRSQFSFLADDVFGKADVYDKHLAAYDKRIAEVKEAIEPPPGPVSFLALTGDGTAYGLVESVGLPTEFKKLGIEPAPVFAKGGFKVYGQGGDMFELSTEKVGQTTTQPSVFVMGFNADTTDVATLKKNPVYGALPAFKKNHAYDLPYWVLRGDYDESMALLDIIEKKFS; encoded by the coding sequence ATGTCTGCTCCTGCTCGTCTGCTCGCCTTCGCGCTCGTCGCCGCGCTGGCCCTCACCGGCTGCTCGGCCTCCGGCTCGTCGGGCGACGGGGACAAGTCGTCCGCCGCCAAGACCCGTACGGTCAAGACCGATTACGGCGAGGTGAAGGTGCCGGCCGAGCCCAAGCGTGTGGTCGTGCTGAACCACGCTCTCGCCGGTTACCTGTACGACCTCGACGTGCCGGTGCGCGCCACGATTCCCGAAGACGCCGACGGCAAGGGCAAGTTCTCCCCGTACTGGAAGAAGGAGGCGAAGGAGGACGGCACGACGTTCCTGCCGTGGAGCGTCGACGGCTTCGATCTGGAGGCGATCCTCGCCCTCGAGCCGGACCTCATCGTCGGCGGTGGCGTCGGCTTCCCGCTGTTCCAGGCGGAGAAGGTGTACGACGACCTCTCCGACATCGCGCCCACCGTGCTCGTGGGCAAGAAGCTCGGCGACTGGCGGAGCCAGTTCTCCTTCCTCGCCGACGACGTGTTCGGCAAGGCCGACGTCTACGACAAGCACCTGGCCGCCTACGACAAGCGGATCGCCGAGGTGAAGGAGGCGATCGAGCCGCCGCCCGGCCCCGTGTCCTTCCTCGCCCTCACCGGTGACGGCACCGCCTACGGGCTTGTGGAGAGCGTGGGTCTGCCCACCGAGTTCAAGAAGCTCGGCATCGAGCCGGCGCCGGTCTTCGCCAAGGGCGGTTTCAAGGTGTACGGGCAGGGCGGTGACATGTTCGAGCTGTCGACCGAGAAGGTGGGCCAGACGACCACTCAGCCGTCCGTGTTCGTCATGGGCTTCAACGCCGACACGACCGACGTCGCCACGCTCAAGAAGAACCCCGTCTACGGCGCGCTGCCCGCCTTCAAGAAGAACCACGCCTACGACCTGCCGTACTGGGTACTGCGCGGCGACTACGACGAGTCGATGGCCCTGCTCGACATCATCGAGAAGAAGTTCTCCTGA
- a CDS encoding AraC family transcriptional regulator, whose protein sequence is MTSLGTVVAENAIRFLGHDTHQHEEPHLVYVVTGTARLSADGAEWRLRRHEAVWLAPRVPHALRIEPGGMALGPFLNPGDLPRRRVQPLGAVPAVIEVMTTTLGAAPSTTAQVQPFRQALGRVLRGISRQYFPVVLPAHPAVRALAREALRAPAATLEQLAAQHRMSPRQVQRVFLDETGLPFTRWRNRARMNAAVEHLRGGGELKAAARAAGYATRAGLLRALSRESGVPVSALSADAVGALGGH, encoded by the coding sequence ATGACATCCCTCGGCACCGTGGTCGCCGAGAACGCCATCCGCTTTCTCGGACACGACACGCATCAGCACGAAGAGCCGCATCTCGTCTACGTGGTGACCGGCACCGCCCGCCTGTCCGCCGACGGTGCGGAGTGGCGGCTCCGGCGGCACGAGGCCGTCTGGCTCGCTCCCCGCGTGCCGCACGCGCTGCGGATCGAACCGGGCGGCATGGCGCTCGGCCCCTTCCTCAACCCCGGTGACCTGCCCCGACGTCGAGTGCAGCCGCTCGGGGCGGTGCCCGCGGTCATCGAGGTCATGACCACCACACTCGGCGCGGCGCCGAGCACGACGGCGCAGGTTCAGCCGTTCCGCCAGGCGCTGGGACGGGTGCTGAGGGGCATCTCCCGGCAGTACTTCCCGGTCGTGCTGCCCGCCCATCCGGCGGTGCGTGCCCTCGCCCGCGAGGCCCTGCGCGCTCCCGCCGCGACGCTGGAGCAGCTCGCCGCACAGCACCGGATGAGCCCCCGTCAGGTGCAGCGCGTCTTCCTCGACGAGACCGGACTGCCCTTCACGCGCTGGCGCAACCGGGCCAGGATGAACGCCGCCGTCGAACACCTCCGCGGCGGAGGCGAGCTGAAGGCCGCTGCCAGGGCGGCCGGGTACGCGACCCGGGCCGGCCTGCTGCGCGCGCTGAGCCGTGAGTCCGGGGTGCCGGTGAGCGCGCTCTCGGCGGACGCGGTGGGGGCGCTCGGCGGGCACTGA
- a CDS encoding iron ABC transporter permease: MAQAFTTATAPPPSASPGPARRRTRRLIGLGGAVGVLLVAVLLSVAIGSAMLPLDVVWQALTAPDGSVSHATVSEARVDRTLLGILVGVSLGVAGALIQALTRNPLADPGVLGVNAGAGFAVTLGVALFGVTRIEQYLPFAFVGAVAGSAVVYFAASGGRGGPSPLRLTLVGVAFTAVLSGISQTLALIDTETFDRMRFWGAGTLTDRPTGTAGAIVPFVLAGLLVAVCCARPLNAIALGDDAARSFGLRVGATRCGVVIAVALLCGAATAAAGPLMFVGLMVPHAVRRLTGPDWRWILAYSAVLAPAIVLLADVLGRLIVIPAELPVGVMMPLIGAPVLILLVRTSRARAL; this comes from the coding sequence ATGGCACAGGCGTTCACGACGGCGACCGCGCCACCCCCGTCCGCGTCGCCGGGGCCGGCGCGTCGCAGGACGCGCCGGCTCATCGGCCTGGGTGGCGCCGTCGGCGTGCTCCTCGTGGCGGTGCTGCTCAGTGTCGCGATCGGCTCGGCGATGCTCCCCCTGGACGTGGTGTGGCAGGCGCTGACCGCACCCGACGGCTCCGTGTCCCACGCCACGGTCAGTGAAGCCCGCGTGGACCGCACACTGCTCGGCATCCTCGTCGGTGTGTCCCTGGGCGTGGCGGGAGCGCTCATCCAGGCGCTCACCCGCAATCCGCTCGCCGACCCGGGCGTACTCGGCGTCAACGCCGGCGCGGGTTTCGCCGTCACCCTGGGCGTGGCGCTCTTCGGCGTCACGCGCATCGAGCAGTATCTGCCGTTCGCCTTCGTCGGCGCCGTCGCCGGTTCCGCGGTGGTCTACTTCGCCGCGAGCGGCGGACGGGGCGGGCCGTCGCCGCTGCGGCTCACCCTGGTCGGGGTGGCCTTCACGGCGGTGCTCTCCGGCATCTCCCAGACCCTCGCCCTGATCGACACGGAGACCTTCGACCGCATGAGGTTCTGGGGAGCGGGCACCCTCACCGACCGCCCGACGGGCACCGCCGGTGCCATCGTGCCCTTCGTCCTGGCGGGCCTCCTTGTCGCCGTCTGCTGTGCGCGCCCGCTCAACGCGATCGCCCTCGGTGACGACGCTGCGCGGTCCTTCGGGCTGCGGGTCGGTGCGACCCGGTGCGGTGTGGTGATCGCGGTGGCCCTGCTGTGCGGTGCGGCGACGGCCGCGGCGGGCCCGCTGATGTTCGTCGGCCTCATGGTGCCGCACGCCGTGCGCCGGCTCACCGGGCCCGACTGGCGCTGGATCCTCGCCTACTCCGCCGTACTCGCCCCGGCGATCGTGCTGCTCGCCGATGTCCTGGGCCGGCTGATCGTGATCCCCGCCGAGCTGCCGGTCGGCGTGATGATGCCGCTCATCGGCGCGCCCGTACTGATCCTGCTGGTGCGCACGAGCCGGGCGAGGGCTCTGTGA
- a CDS encoding iron chelate uptake ABC transporter family permease subunit yields the protein MNGVFVLRAGPLSLKVTRRAVVVCGLLWVTLIALALWAFTLGSYPLSLGDLTAVLSGTAGNSVRTVVLEWRAPRIVAAVLFGAALAVGGAIFQSLTRNPLGSPDVIGFTTGSYTGVVLTLLAGATSYAALAAGALAGGLGTALAVYLLAFRRGVRDFRLIIVGIAVGALLSSVNTWFSVKADVDTALRAAAWGAGSLSAVGWPAITLAAVALAGVASAAPVAQRRMRRLELGDDAAAMLGVPVERTKLMLVVLGVAATAAVTAAAGPIAFVALAAPQIARRLTGHGTSVDLAGSALVGAVLLLGADIAAQHAIPGVPLPTGAVTVCVGGAYLLVLLIRESRRGF from the coding sequence GTGAACGGGGTGTTCGTCCTCAGGGCGGGGCCCCTGAGCCTGAAAGTGACGCGCCGCGCGGTCGTCGTGTGCGGGCTGCTGTGGGTCACGCTGATCGCGCTGGCCCTGTGGGCCTTCACCCTCGGCAGCTACCCGCTGAGCCTCGGCGACCTGACCGCGGTCCTGTCGGGCACGGCCGGGAACAGCGTCCGCACCGTCGTCCTGGAGTGGCGGGCGCCGCGCATCGTCGCCGCCGTACTGTTCGGCGCCGCCCTCGCCGTGGGCGGCGCGATCTTCCAGTCCCTGACCCGCAACCCGCTCGGCAGCCCCGATGTCATCGGCTTCACCACGGGCTCGTACACCGGTGTCGTCCTCACGCTCCTTGCGGGGGCGACCAGTTACGCGGCGCTCGCGGCGGGCGCGCTCGCCGGGGGGCTTGGCACCGCCCTCGCCGTATATCTGCTGGCGTTCCGGCGGGGTGTGCGGGACTTCCGGCTCATCATCGTGGGTATCGCGGTCGGTGCGTTGCTGTCCTCGGTCAACACGTGGTTCTCGGTGAAGGCCGATGTCGACACCGCGCTGCGGGCCGCGGCGTGGGGTGCGGGCTCGCTGAGCGCCGTCGGCTGGCCCGCCATCACGTTGGCCGCCGTCGCACTCGCGGGGGTCGCGTCGGCGGCCCCGGTGGCACAACGCCGGATGCGACGCCTCGAGTTGGGCGACGACGCGGCGGCGATGCTGGGCGTACCCGTCGAGCGTACGAAGCTGATGCTGGTCGTCCTCGGCGTGGCCGCGACGGCCGCGGTCACCGCCGCGGCGGGCCCCATCGCCTTCGTCGCGCTGGCGGCACCGCAGATCGCCCGTCGTCTCACCGGGCACGGAACCTCCGTCGACCTCGCCGGTTCGGCGCTCGTCGGCGCGGTCCTGCTGCTCGGTGCCGACATCGCGGCGCAGCATGCGATCCCCGGCGTGCCCCTGCCGACCGGCGCGGTCACCGTATGCGTCGGCGGGGCATATCTGCTCGTACTCCTGATACGGGAGAGCCGGCGGGGGTTCTAG
- a CDS encoding sugar transferase — translation MRQGGLVGPFSSAHGSLANGAISRPATDWEQRYRRIVIASDTVATALVVATIGNFFGVRDAANWHEKWGILAFGTELLVLGALAVSRSWTPVVLGQGAEEFRRLGRSLFTATVVLALGGIALTSRNIKLWIFVAIPAIALVTMTARYLLRLWLHKQRKEGRCLRPVLAAGSPATVRDLISRTRKLPHLGWRVDGVCTTDGLGLEGDHLDGVPVVGSLADVANHVRRDGYYRVVAVTPDPHWSPDRLQRLAWNLEGSDAEMVVAPVLMEVAGPRLHVDAVLGIPLLRVSMPTFTGGRRAIKGVVDRMGATVLLMLFAPLMVLVGLLVLVDSRGGVFYRQRRVGKDGREFTILKFRTMVAGAHRARAELTDRNEGAGLLFKLRRDPRVTRLGAVLRRYSIDELPQLFNVLTGSMSLVGPRPPLPEESAAYGPDIRRRLLVKPGLTGLWQISGRSDLPWEEAVRLDLRYVEDWSLALDTVILWKTLRAVIHGQGAY, via the coding sequence GTGCGGCAGGGGGGATTAGTCGGCCCCTTTTCGTCGGCGCACGGGAGCCTGGCGAATGGGGCGATCAGCAGGCCCGCGACCGACTGGGAGCAGCGGTACCGCCGTATCGTGATCGCCAGCGACACCGTGGCCACCGCCTTGGTGGTGGCCACGATCGGCAATTTCTTCGGGGTCCGGGACGCGGCCAACTGGCACGAGAAGTGGGGAATTCTCGCTTTCGGCACCGAACTGCTCGTGCTGGGCGCGCTTGCGGTGAGCCGGTCATGGACTCCGGTCGTACTCGGCCAGGGAGCCGAGGAATTCCGCAGGCTCGGACGTTCACTGTTCACGGCGACCGTCGTCCTGGCGCTCGGCGGAATCGCCCTCACCTCACGCAACATCAAACTCTGGATCTTCGTCGCGATCCCCGCGATCGCACTCGTCACCATGACCGCGCGGTATCTGCTCCGCCTCTGGCTGCACAAGCAGCGCAAGGAAGGGCGGTGCCTGAGGCCGGTGCTCGCCGCCGGGAGCCCGGCCACAGTGCGCGACCTGATCTCCCGCACCCGTAAGTTGCCGCACCTCGGCTGGCGGGTGGACGGGGTGTGCACGACGGACGGTCTCGGCCTTGAGGGCGACCATCTGGACGGAGTGCCGGTCGTCGGCAGCCTTGCGGACGTGGCCAACCATGTCCGCCGCGACGGCTACTACCGTGTCGTCGCGGTCACACCGGACCCGCACTGGTCACCGGACCGGCTGCAGCGGCTTGCCTGGAACCTCGAAGGCAGCGACGCCGAGATGGTCGTGGCCCCCGTCCTGATGGAGGTGGCGGGACCGCGGCTGCACGTCGACGCCGTCCTCGGGATCCCGCTGCTGCGGGTCAGCATGCCGACCTTCACCGGGGGGCGCCGGGCGATCAAAGGGGTCGTCGACCGGATGGGCGCGACGGTCCTGCTGATGCTGTTCGCGCCGCTGATGGTGCTCGTCGGACTGCTCGTCCTTGTGGACAGCCGGGGCGGGGTGTTCTACCGCCAGCGCAGGGTCGGCAAGGACGGCCGCGAGTTCACCATCCTCAAGTTCCGCACCATGGTCGCCGGGGCCCACCGGGCACGCGCCGAGCTGACCGACCGCAACGAGGGCGCGGGGCTGCTGTTCAAGCTCCGCCGGGATCCGCGGGTGACCCGGCTTGGAGCGGTGCTTCGCCGGTACTCGATCGATGAACTCCCGCAGCTGTTCAACGTACTCACCGGATCGATGTCGCTCGTCGGTCCGCGGCCACCGCTGCCGGAGGAGTCCGCCGCGTACGGCCCGGACATCCGGCGGCGGTTGCTGGTCAAGCCCGGACTCACCGGCCTGTGGCAGATCAGCGGACGCAGCGACCTGCCGTGGGAGGAGGCCGTCCGCCTCGACCTGCGGTACGTGGAGGACTGGTCGCTCGCCCTGGACACGGTGATCTTGTGGAAGACGCTGCGTGCGGTGATCCATGGCCAGGGGGCGTACTGA
- a CDS encoding nucleotide sugar dehydrogenase, whose product MRVSVFGLGYVGCVSAACLAGMGHEVIGVDVNQVKVDLVNDGKAPVVEERIGELVADAVRTGALRATDDVREAITGSEVSLVCVGTPSEPNGSLCTTYLERVTEQIGSALAERGGRHTVVFRSTMLPGTCLNLLVPILEKYVGGTAGAVLADVGVAVNPEFLREGTSVRDFFDPPKTVIGELDPASGDVVAALYDGLPGEVFRVPLPTAEAIKYADNAFHGLKIGFANELGAVCQALGVDSHQVMDVFLADRKLNVSPAYLRPGFAFGGSCLPKDLRSLVHAAQRADVSVPILAHVLPSNSAHLQRAVELVERTGKRRVGMFGLSFKPGTDDLRESPLVELAERLFGKGYDLRIHDANVSLSRLIGANREYIETRLPHLAHLLADSVGEVLEHAEVCLVGTSDPAVLAALPHGDGPVIVDLIHLPDADARRTEPGYVGLAW is encoded by the coding sequence ATGAGAGTCAGCGTTTTCGGGCTCGGCTACGTGGGCTGCGTGTCGGCCGCGTGCCTGGCCGGCATGGGGCACGAGGTCATCGGGGTGGACGTGAACCAGGTGAAGGTCGACCTGGTCAACGATGGCAAGGCCCCGGTGGTCGAGGAGCGGATCGGTGAACTCGTCGCCGATGCGGTGCGGACCGGAGCGTTACGCGCCACCGATGACGTCCGCGAGGCGATCACGGGCAGTGAGGTGTCCCTGGTCTGCGTGGGCACGCCGTCGGAGCCCAACGGCAGCCTGTGTACCACGTATCTGGAGCGGGTCACCGAGCAGATCGGCTCCGCGCTTGCCGAGCGGGGCGGGCGGCACACCGTCGTGTTCCGCAGCACCATGCTCCCGGGCACCTGCCTGAACCTCCTTGTACCGATCTTGGAGAAGTACGTCGGTGGCACGGCCGGGGCGGTCTTGGCCGACGTAGGGGTTGCGGTCAACCCGGAGTTCCTGCGCGAGGGCACGAGCGTGCGGGACTTCTTCGACCCGCCCAAGACCGTCATCGGCGAGCTCGACCCGGCAAGCGGCGACGTGGTGGCGGCGCTGTACGACGGCTTGCCGGGCGAGGTGTTCCGGGTGCCGCTGCCGACGGCCGAGGCGATCAAGTACGCGGACAACGCGTTCCACGGCCTCAAGATCGGCTTCGCGAACGAACTGGGCGCGGTGTGCCAGGCGCTTGGCGTCGACTCGCACCAGGTGATGGACGTGTTCCTGGCCGACCGCAAGCTGAACGTGAGCCCCGCCTACCTGCGGCCCGGCTTCGCCTTCGGCGGCTCCTGCCTGCCCAAGGACCTGCGCAGCCTGGTCCACGCGGCGCAGCGGGCCGACGTCTCGGTGCCCATCCTCGCCCATGTGCTGCCCTCCAACTCCGCGCATCTGCAACGCGCGGTGGAGCTGGTCGAGCGCACCGGCAAGCGCCGCGTTGGAATGTTCGGTCTCTCCTTCAAACCCGGCACCGACGACCTCCGCGAGAGCCCGCTCGTCGAGCTGGCGGAGAGACTCTTCGGCAAGGGGTACGACCTGCGGATCCACGACGCCAACGTGAGCCTCTCCCGGCTGATCGGCGCGAACCGCGAGTACATCGAGACCCGCCTTCCGCACCTCGCGCACCTGCTCGCGGACTCCGTCGGCGAGGTGCTCGAACACGCCGAGGTGTGCCTGGTCGGGACCAGCGACCCTGCCGTGCTTGCGGCGCTGCCCCATGGGGACGGCCCGGTGATCGTCGACCTCATCCACCTTCCCGACGCCGATGCGCGTCGGACCGAACCGGGGTACGTGGGCCTTGCTTGGTGA
- a CDS encoding glycosyltransferase family 4 protein — protein MLGDTSFDETTGGDRRGRRALILVENLSVPFDRRVWQECTTLRDAGWEVHVICPRGEKRDTEPEAVIDGVRIHRYPLRAATGGPAGYLREYGSALWHTARLARKVGPVHVVHACNPPDLLFLAARWLKRRGARFVFDQHDLVPELYLSRFDRGEDLLYRAVCALERRTYRAADVVLATNESYRDVAIRRGGQRPQDVFVVRSAPQTDRFQPVPPEPELKRGKPHLLCYLGVMGPQDGVDYALRALAKLRDEMGRTDWHAVFIGSGDAFDAMVELSRRLGLGDQVQFTGRIPDADLVRYLSTADACLSPDPRNPLNDVSTMNKVLEYMAMGRPVVSFDLREARVSAGDAALYAPANDEAAFAGLIALLLDDPEQRARMGKIGQERIGGPLSWRNSQASLLAAYAVACGDHDPGPTGRTVRTGKRRRR, from the coding sequence TTGCTTGGTGACACATCGTTCGATGAAACAACCGGCGGCGACCGGCGAGGCCGGCGCGCGCTGATCCTGGTGGAGAACCTGTCGGTGCCGTTCGACCGACGGGTGTGGCAGGAGTGCACGACGCTGCGCGACGCCGGGTGGGAAGTGCACGTCATATGCCCCCGGGGGGAGAAGAGGGACACGGAGCCGGAGGCGGTGATCGACGGGGTGCGGATCCACCGCTACCCGTTGCGCGCGGCCACCGGGGGACCGGCCGGCTATCTGCGGGAGTACGGATCGGCGTTGTGGCACACGGCCCGGCTTGCCCGCAAGGTCGGACCGGTGCACGTGGTGCACGCCTGCAACCCGCCCGACCTGCTGTTCCTGGCGGCACGGTGGCTGAAGCGGCGCGGCGCGCGGTTCGTCTTCGACCAGCACGACCTGGTGCCCGAGCTGTACCTCTCCCGGTTCGACCGCGGCGAAGATCTGCTCTACCGCGCCGTATGCGCGCTGGAACGGCGGACCTACCGGGCCGCCGACGTTGTCCTCGCCACCAACGAGAGCTACCGCGACGTCGCAATACGCCGCGGCGGTCAGCGGCCGCAGGACGTGTTCGTGGTGCGCAGCGCGCCCCAGACCGACCGGTTCCAACCGGTGCCGCCCGAGCCGGAGTTGAAGCGCGGCAAGCCTCATCTGCTGTGCTACCTCGGCGTCATGGGACCTCAGGACGGCGTCGACTACGCCCTGCGGGCCCTCGCGAAGCTGCGCGACGAGATGGGGCGGACCGACTGGCACGCGGTGTTCATCGGCTCCGGCGACGCCTTCGACGCGATGGTGGAGCTGTCCCGGCGGCTCGGGCTCGGTGACCAGGTGCAGTTCACCGGGCGCATCCCGGACGCCGACCTGGTGCGCTACCTCTCCACCGCGGACGCGTGCTTGTCCCCCGACCCGCGCAATCCGCTCAACGACGTGTCGACCATGAACAAGGTCCTGGAGTACATGGCGATGGGCCGGCCGGTCGTCTCGTTCGACCTCCGCGAGGCGCGCGTCTCCGCCGGTGACGCCGCCCTCTACGCGCCCGCCAACGACGAGGCCGCATTCGCCGGGCTCATCGCGCTGCTCCTCGACGATCCGGAGCAGCGCGCCCGGATGGGCAAGATCGGCCAGGAGCGGATCGGCGGGCCGCTCTCCTGGCGGAACTCGCAGGCGTCGCTGCTCGCCGCGTACGCCGTTGCCTGCGGTGACCATGACCCGGGGCCGACGGGCAGGACGGTCCGAACAGGGAAGAGGCGGCGGCGTTGA